Below is a genomic region from Eupeodes corollae chromosome 1, idEupCoro1.1, whole genome shotgun sequence.
ttgggggttgtgccgtcggggtgacttcctggccacgtaaaaacatcatagttgcgaagcaccaacaagcctcggatacggacggatttataataaattaataaattgggtggcgcaacagtccgtagagaaccagggcctagtggcttacaactctcaaccattcctgtgtgcgagtaattgcagggatggaggggacctacagttaaagtgccgaatccgaacggctaatttgagaaagaaatttttcatgacaagaattactcttggagaatttgtcaattcttcgcaagaggcagtgccgTGTATAAAACTttaaggtggcacagacagggatcgaacccaagacctctcgcatgacagtccaacacactaaccaatatgccacgggtactactagggacggatttactgtaatttaacatcgtgcttgaaagaatagtgcaaagctcacacgtcaacattagaggcactatcttttaaaagtctgtccaattactagcatatgctgatgacattgacataatcggaagaactcagcgtgatgtcaatgggatttttatgagtattgaggcagaggcggcaaagatgggtttaacggttaatgagggtaaaacaaagtacatgctgttgcGGATCAGTTGGCGCGCACAagtagaaagtgacctcacccaacttggagcgcgaaactggagacatttagctagggaccgagctagatggagcagtttgttgggtgaggccctagttcacacaggactgtagcaccaccttaagtaagtaaagtactTTCAATTTCACCTTTAATTGTATGAACTTGTAATGCTTAAATACGTACCTTAATTATTCAAAGGTTGTAAACGTTTCCGGCTACAAAACACTTCCAGCAGctataaaaaaagggaaaatcgaaattccaaaatttaattcccCATCCTAATGATTGGCAGtgtaattaaaacaaacacGTGAATGTCCCTCATCTCATCCTCTCTCTCTTTAAGGAAAAAAACcgcaatacaaaatttaaaaattttacgttaatataacatttataattttattttatttgtttattatttttgcttttctaACAATaatagatgtttttttgtttgtctttttttcaaTGGCTTTcgtcattcgatttttcttttgttcgttTTGCAAAgctaaataataaaacaattggCAGGCGTAGTGCGTTTTCTATTTGTTCTTGTTCATAGTTTCTCGCATGATTTTACACCCTCTTCGTTCATTTAATTCCATATCGACTAATTATCGTTGTAATTTTGTTGTACTATGCTtggattaaatttatttaatcgaCATTGCATGCGTAACACTACTTGGTATAATtctaagaaaacaatagaacaCAAATAGAGAAATTACAAAACAttgaaaatcaacttaaaaCTACCCAAAGGAAAATAGGTCATTTTGTAGGTGAatgaacaataataataaaaacaagcaaaactaAGAATTACTatataacaaaactaaattgaatAGGTATAGTGAGTGCGCTTGGgtttaattatttctttccattttttgttaaataaatattatttttgttttaagtatttatataaatacttttctttaattttttatgaactcCCAATTTccatattcataaaaaaaaagaaaacttaacttAGAGTGGATtaagtaaaagtgtttttattttgttttattcagttttattattttgttttgttatttatgtatttatatgtatCGCAGTTTGTGTCCTCTGCAAAAAGGAATTTATGATTgtttgtaacaaaaataaacttagataataaaaaactgtacgtttcttcatttaaaaaaaaaataataatagatttaaaaagaaaaattataagaacAAATATATTCATCTTTCAGATTCACGCGCCAATCATAagttatcttttgtttttgtattatttttcacCCCTGTCACACAATTCGTCAGAGTTATAATTattgagaaaaaatgttttaatcctTCGAATACAATTCTGAGGCTTTATGTatatgtttcaaaattaatttttccagaATTTTGACACGGAATTAAGGGTTGGATAATGATTTAATGGACTGGATATTGGTTATCACgtattaaatacatattttttggggagaatacatttaatttatactttttcaAGAAATACTGAGTGTGATACATGATTTTGGGGAAATTGTTTCTTTCTTCTATTAGAtgaattgaaacattttaattttacagtttcgaatatttagatttttgaattgataacaaCCAACAATGTTGTGATAAGAGgtgatgatttttgtttgtttgttattatttcatTGCCTATAtactattaattttaatttagtttatgaaaaattaaataaatcttagtaaatatttatattattatgtatatatatatatatattaaaaattaaaaattttcctcTCCACATAAGAATGGCAATTTGAATTTAGTTTATTCATCAATGAAAAAGACATAAGTAATTAATTtagtaaatgtttttgttttttttctgtgttttttttttttcttctagttGGAAATGTGTTCAATCCCTTCTTGTTGGCTTGTTTGAACATTTTCTCTTGCATTGagagtgtttgtttgtttgtttgtttgcttagCGTTAGCAGTTTAGCATTCATCCGCATCATCCCCACCAATAATTAATTATTCACACAGACTTTACATTAAGTTTGCTTAGaatcttataaatttaaaattatacaatataTATAGTACTGTTACTTaggtttaataattattaataataagacGCTAAATAAACAGCGCACGCGATTACAATTATTTgctattttgtgtgtgtgtgtgtgtgtgatatatttaatttttattaatgattattatttttttatccgTTTATAgctacatttatatttttagtttttttttttgtttttgtttaaatctttttttagttGACTTGTGggttgttttaataattttgtttttatataaatgactCATGACTCTCTCTATGTGTGTCGTGTGTGTAGCAATGTTCACAATCATCACAAATTATTGTACATTTCAGTTTGATATCGACGAGAGATTCTGTGCAACACCATTCACAGTCTTTGATTTAAGGACATCGTTTTCGTAGCTTAAAACGGTTTCTCTGCCATTCTCGAACACCCTCTTCGTCATCATTTTCTTACCGTTTATAAAAGTGGTCGATGTTGAGGTTCTTTTAACGGCGCCGCTCGGTGTAACACTGCCGCCAATGGCTCCGTTCATTGAGGAGAAGGCGGTGAAACTGTTCGATGGCATGAGGAAGTCCATCATCGAGTAGCCGACCATGGGGCTCATGAAGGAGGTCATCATGTTATTCTGGGCCGGGTGCGAATGGCGATGACCGACACCGCCAGATGAACGATGATGGTGCCCGCCATTGCTGCCGTGCCGTCGACTTGGATGGTGTACCTCGCGGAATAGGTCCGCAAAAGGTGAATTTACCCCGAAGAACTCGCGGAAGACTTCGTCCGGAGGACGGAATACGAATGGGAACCCGCCCATTATGTCGTATTCATCGAACTCGTGCATACCGCTACCATTGCCTCCATATCTGCGCGAGGGTCTACTTCGTTGGCTGTCGCCAATGAGACCTTCTTTACCATATTGATCATAGATGCGGCGCTTCTTCTCGTCCGACAGCACTTCGTAAGCCTCAGAGATTTCCTTAAAACGAATATTTGCCTCTTCTAGATTGTCTGGATTCTTGTCGGGGTGCCACTTGAGTGCTAGTTTTCTGTAGGCCTTCTTGATTTCAACATCGTTGGCTGTGCGAACAACTTCTAGTGTTTTATAGTAGTCAACCATTTTTctggtttatattattttgtcgTTTGCGTTTGAGTTCCCTCCTCAACCAAAGTGTGTTTTTGTGGCTTCTGTAATTACATGATTATATTATTGTAAATGATGGATGCACGAGAAATAGAATTAAGAGGGGAGGGCAAacagaaaaatgaaataaaatagaaaaatctcgTACGTACACGAAGTATATCGAGCTGACACCAAACTTTTAAGACTTTTTCTCTCGAACACGACGACCTTGCACCGTTGTTAGGTTTCAAGATTCGCAAACTTCCGTGGGAATTAAATAGTATTTGAATAGACTTTTGTTGAGTTTGAGTTTTTGGAACCACGAGATCctgttctttttcaaaaaatacaaaatacaattgtTTGGTTGGACGAAAATGTaatgagaaaataaatttaattgtaacTCACTCTTCTCACGGCAGCGCGTACAAGCACAGGGGATTTCactattttctttgattttgattacTATTTGATTCGTTTGAAAGTAGAGATCTTTTTCTTTCCTTCGCGAGCGCAAATGTCAAACTGACTTAACAAGAGACTATGGTTCATCCGTTTCTTCGCGTTTGGTTGGGGGTGACGAAGACCCAGAGACAACAAGATTGTGTTCGACAAGTTGttgtgttgttattgtttttattcaaaggAATGAGATAATGGAAgataattttttctttgcacATATAGCGTTACTGTTCCCGCAGAtgcatttataaaaagaaacaagtaaaataagttgggatggtttttgtttgaattttgttttgctagaatttttt
It encodes:
- the LOC129939022 gene encoding dnaJ homolog subfamily B member 6-B: MVDYYKTLEVVRTANDVEIKKAYRKLALKWHPDKNPDNLEEANIRFKEISEAYEVLSDEKKRRIYDQYGKEGLIGDSQRSRPSRRYGGNGSGMHEFDEYDIMGGFPFVFRPPDEVFREFFGVNSPFADLFREVHHPSRRHGSNGGHHHRSSGGVGHRHSHPAQNNMMTSFMSPMVGYSMMDFLMPSNSFTAFSSMNGAIGGSVTPSGAVKRTSTSTTFINGKKMMTKRVFENGRETVLSYENDVLKSKTVNGVAQNLSSISN